The following proteins are encoded in a genomic region of Pseudomonas sp. Os17:
- a CDS encoding carboxyl transferase domain-containing protein, whose amino-acid sequence MILKSQLNPKSPEFAQNAASMLAQVDALHTLLAQVQQGGGAKAQERHTSRGKLLPRERINRLLDPGSPFLELSPLAAYEVYGEDVPAAGLIAGIGRVEGIECMIVANDATVKGGSYYPLTVKKHLRAQTIAQQNRLPCIYLVDSGGANLPRQDEVFPDREHFGRIFFNQANMSAQGIPQIAVVMGSCTAGGAYVPAMADEAIMVREQATIFLAGPPLVKAATGEVVSAEDLGGADVHCKVSGVADHYADSDEHALALARRSVANLNWHKQGQLQQRTPIAPLYAGDELYGVVPADAKQPFDVREVIARLVDGSLFDEFKALFGTTLVCGFAHLHGYPVAILANNGILFAEAAQKGAHFIELACQRGIPLLFLQNITGFMVGQKYEAGGIAKHGAKLVTAVACAKVPKLTVIIGGSFGAGNYGMCGRAYDPRFLWMWPNARIGVMGAEQAAGVLVQVKREQAERSGQPFDAAQEAEIKQPILDQYEHQGHPYYSSARLWDDGVIDPAQTRDVLALALSAALNAPIEQSRFGVFRM is encoded by the coding sequence ATGATTCTGAAGTCTCAGCTCAACCCGAAATCCCCCGAGTTCGCGCAGAACGCGGCCAGCATGCTGGCCCAGGTCGACGCCCTGCACACCCTGCTCGCCCAGGTCCAGCAAGGCGGTGGCGCCAAGGCCCAGGAGCGCCACACTTCCCGGGGCAAACTGCTGCCGCGCGAACGTATCAACCGCCTGCTCGATCCTGGCTCGCCCTTCCTTGAACTCAGCCCCCTGGCCGCCTACGAGGTCTATGGCGAAGACGTGCCGGCCGCCGGGCTGATTGCCGGCATCGGCCGGGTGGAAGGCATCGAGTGCATGATCGTGGCCAACGACGCCACGGTGAAAGGCGGTTCCTACTACCCACTGACGGTGAAAAAGCACCTGCGGGCCCAGACCATCGCCCAGCAAAACCGCCTGCCCTGCATCTATCTGGTGGACTCCGGCGGCGCCAACCTGCCACGCCAGGACGAAGTATTCCCGGATCGCGAGCACTTCGGCCGCATCTTTTTCAACCAGGCCAACATGAGCGCCCAGGGCATCCCGCAGATCGCCGTGGTCATGGGGTCCTGCACCGCCGGTGGCGCCTACGTACCGGCCATGGCAGACGAAGCCATCATGGTTCGTGAACAGGCGACCATCTTCCTTGCCGGCCCGCCCCTGGTGAAAGCCGCCACCGGTGAAGTGGTGAGTGCCGAAGACCTGGGCGGTGCCGACGTGCACTGCAAGGTTTCCGGAGTCGCCGACCACTACGCCGACAGCGACGAACACGCCCTGGCCCTGGCACGGCGCAGCGTGGCCAACCTCAACTGGCACAAGCAGGGGCAATTGCAGCAACGCACCCCGATCGCTCCGCTGTATGCGGGCGATGAGCTCTATGGTGTGGTGCCGGCCGATGCCAAGCAGCCATTCGATGTCCGCGAAGTCATTGCCCGGCTGGTGGACGGCTCGCTGTTCGATGAATTCAAGGCCCTGTTCGGCACCACCCTGGTCTGCGGTTTTGCCCATCTGCATGGTTATCCGGTGGCCATTCTCGCCAACAACGGCATCCTGTTCGCCGAAGCCGCGCAAAAAGGCGCGCACTTCATCGAACTGGCCTGCCAGCGCGGCATTCCCCTGCTGTTCCTGCAGAACATCACCGGCTTCATGGTGGGGCAGAAATACGAAGCCGGCGGTATCGCCAAGCACGGCGCCAAGCTGGTGACCGCGGTGGCCTGCGCCAAGGTGCCGAAACTCACCGTGATCATCGGCGGCAGCTTCGGCGCCGGTAACTACGGCATGTGCGGCCGCGCCTATGACCCGCGCTTTTTGTGGATGTGGCCCAATGCGCGAATTGGCGTGATGGGCGCCGAACAGGCGGCCGGGGTGCTGGTTCAGGTCAAGCGCGAGCAGGCCGAACGCAGTGGACAGCCGTTCGACGCCGCCCAGGAAGCCGAGATCAAGCAGCCGATCCTCGATCAGTACGAGCACCAGGGGCACCCCTACTACTCCAGTGCACGACTGTGGGACGACGGCGTCATAGACCCGGCGCAAACCCGTGACGTACTGGCCCTGGCCCTGTCCGCGGCCCTCAACGCCCCCATCGAACAGAGCCGCTTCGGCGTGTTCCGCATGTAA
- a CDS encoding winged helix-turn-helix transcriptional regulator translates to MVKRTSLQDAECPVARSLDAIGDWWSLLIVRDAFDGIRRFGEFQRNLGMAKNILATRLRTLVEHGVLAVVPASDGSAYQEYVLTEKGRGLFPLIIGLRQWGEAFFYKEGEAHSRMVDRETGQPLPALELRTADGRLLGPDDCLRVPAS, encoded by the coding sequence ATGGTCAAACGCACTAGCCTGCAAGATGCCGAGTGCCCGGTGGCTCGTTCATTGGACGCCATTGGTGACTGGTGGTCGTTACTGATCGTGCGTGATGCCTTTGACGGCATCCGCCGTTTTGGCGAGTTCCAGCGCAATCTGGGCATGGCCAAGAACATTCTCGCCACGCGCCTGCGGACCTTGGTGGAACATGGGGTGCTGGCGGTTGTGCCGGCCTCCGATGGCAGTGCCTATCAGGAGTACGTGCTGACGGAGAAAGGCAGGGGGCTGTTTCCTCTGATCATCGGTTTGCGCCAATGGGGCGAGGCGTTTTTCTACAAGGAAGGCGAGGCGCATTCGCGAATGGTCGACCGGGAAACCGGGCAACCGCTGCCGGCACTGGAACTGCGTACGGCGGATGGGCGCTTGCTGGGGCCCGACGATTGCCTGCGGGTGCCGGCGTCGTGA
- a CDS encoding DUF6124 family protein, producing the protein MNTSSKDVQEFDTEATLNALKDSDAARRAMDYYLKPAISGPSKEEKFFEIRRSLSSEEAMIHASDLLRCAAATAYDAANHLQGANRDLAFSVVHMIDLAKALVDKCLECQRCGSS; encoded by the coding sequence ATGAACACAAGCAGCAAGGATGTGCAGGAATTCGATACAGAGGCCACATTGAACGCGCTCAAGGATAGCGATGCGGCACGACGAGCGATGGACTACTACTTGAAACCCGCCATTAGCGGACCAAGCAAGGAGGAAAAGTTTTTCGAGATCAGGCGCAGCCTGAGCAGTGAGGAAGCCATGATCCACGCATCCGATCTATTGCGCTGCGCAGCGGCCACCGCGTATGACGCCGCCAACCATCTGCAAGGCGCCAACCGTGACCTGGCGTTTTCGGTGGTGCACATGATCGACCTGGCCAAGGCCCTGGTGGACAAGTGCCTGGAGTGCCAGCGTTGTGGGTCAAGCTAG
- a CDS encoding gamma-carboxygeranoyl-CoA hydratase, with product MSDFNTLELLRDPRGFATLWLSRETKNNAFNAEMIRELILALDQVQADPSLRFLLLRGRGRHFSAGADLAWMQQSAELDYQTNLDDARELAELMYNLAKLKIPTLAVVQGAAFGGALGLISCCDMAIGTDDAQFCLSEVRIGLAPAVISPFVVQAIGERAARRYALTAERFGGQRARDIGLLAESYPAAELEQQVEYWIDNLLLNSPQAMRASKDLLREVGNGALTTALRRYCENAIARIRVSAEGQEGLRAFLEKRPPSWQPTTTTKEPRS from the coding sequence ATGAGCGACTTCAATACCCTGGAACTGCTGCGCGACCCCCGTGGCTTCGCCACCCTGTGGCTCAGCCGCGAAACCAAGAACAACGCCTTCAACGCCGAGATGATCCGCGAGCTGATCCTCGCCCTGGATCAGGTCCAGGCCGACCCGAGCCTGCGTTTCCTGTTGCTGCGCGGACGCGGCCGGCACTTCAGCGCCGGCGCCGACCTGGCCTGGATGCAGCAGTCGGCCGAACTCGACTACCAGACCAACCTCGACGACGCCCGGGAACTGGCGGAGCTGATGTACAACCTGGCCAAGCTGAAAATCCCCACCCTGGCGGTGGTGCAAGGCGCAGCCTTCGGCGGAGCCCTGGGCCTGATCAGTTGCTGCGACATGGCGATCGGCACCGACGACGCCCAGTTCTGCCTGTCGGAAGTGCGCATCGGCCTGGCACCGGCGGTCATCAGCCCATTCGTGGTCCAGGCCATCGGTGAACGCGCCGCCCGGCGCTATGCCCTCACCGCCGAGCGCTTTGGCGGCCAACGCGCGCGGGACATCGGCTTGCTGGCGGAAAGCTACCCGGCTGCCGAGCTGGAGCAGCAGGTCGAGTATTGGATCGACAATCTGCTGCTCAACAGTCCCCAGGCCATGCGCGCCAGCAAGGACCTGTTGCGGGAAGTCGGCAACGGCGCCCTGACCACGGCCCTGCGTCGCTACTGTGAGAACGCCATTGCGCGCATCCGGGTCAGCGCCGAAGGCCAGGAAGGCCTGCGGGCGTTCCTGGAGAAACGCCCGCCCAGCTGGCAGCCCACGACCACCACCAAGGAGCCCCGCTCATGA
- a CDS encoding Csu type fimbrial protein, with translation MAGLLASMLALSAQALCTTVSTAPAGFGTLSSILVRTTSQPASTTNAGLSCTGSLLSLLASSDHFYATITSTTSGLVGPTGDVIGYTLYANNSTSYPITRGVQFDFARNSIIDLLGLLGSPTVAKTVPIYMGTITGSNVAAGIYTENLSIFWSWNYCAGIGALGACLGRDIGSGTQALTVNMTVSNDCVITAPNISFGSAPVVSAFATVTGQTINLACTKGSAYTVGLSDGQQPVSAGGRRRMISSGNYLAYDIFKSAGNTRWGSVGGARRSSTDAEVNPGNGLGTGSQIFNYNARIYTDQSTPPAGTYVDNVVLDVGF, from the coding sequence ATGGCGGGACTCTTGGCCAGCATGCTGGCGCTGTCGGCCCAGGCGCTGTGCACCACGGTCAGTACCGCGCCGGCGGGGTTCGGCACGCTCAGCTCGATCCTGGTGCGCACCACTTCGCAGCCGGCCTCCACCACCAATGCCGGCCTGAGCTGCACCGGCTCGCTGCTGAGCCTGCTGGCCAGCAGCGACCATTTCTACGCCACCATCACGTCCACCACCAGCGGCCTGGTCGGCCCCACCGGCGATGTCATCGGCTACACCCTGTACGCCAACAACAGCACCAGCTACCCGATCACTCGGGGGGTGCAGTTCGACTTTGCCCGCAACTCGATCATCGATCTGCTGGGTCTGCTGGGCAGCCCGACCGTGGCCAAGACCGTGCCGATCTACATGGGGACCATCACCGGCAGCAACGTGGCGGCCGGGATCTACACCGAGAACCTGAGCATCTTCTGGAGCTGGAACTACTGCGCCGGGATCGGCGCCCTGGGGGCCTGCCTGGGCCGCGACATCGGCAGCGGCACCCAGGCCCTGACGGTCAACATGACGGTGTCCAACGATTGCGTGATCACCGCGCCCAACATCAGCTTCGGCAGTGCGCCGGTGGTCAGCGCCTTTGCCACGGTGACCGGGCAGACCATCAACCTGGCCTGCACCAAGGGCAGTGCCTATACCGTGGGGTTGAGCGATGGCCAGCAGCCGGTGAGCGCGGGTGGTCGGCGGCGGATGATTTCCAGTGGCAACTACCTGGCCTATGACATCTTCAAGAGTGCCGGCAACACTCGCTGGGGCAGTGTCGGCGGTGCCCGGCGCTCCAGTACCGATGCCGAGGTCAACCCGGGCAACGGCCTGGGCACCGGCAGCCAGATCTTCAACTACAACGCCCGGATCTATACCGACCAGAGCACCCCGCCGGCCGGCACCTATGTCGACAACGTGGTGCTGGATGTGGGGTTCTAG
- a CDS encoding M14 family metallopeptidase, giving the protein MTVGNHASFQITADFDSGNIKVLDISNPLQALLAIRPDTQSPHFQWFHFKVSGLHVGQEHWFRLTNASQSSYNKAWTGYQAVASYDHVNWFRVPTIFEGDALRFNLEATQTHAWFAYFEPYSRGRHDWLIDQALSKAGAQLLAVGKSVEGRDIQLLRKGSGEQGRRKLWIIAQQHPGEHMAEWFMEGVIERLQHRDDPQLNALLAKADLYLVPNMNPDGAFHGHLRTNAKGQDLNRAWQDASQELSPEVLFVQQQMEKYGVDLFLDVHGDEEIPYVFTAGCEGNPGYTPRLAALEEQFRSHLKHQTRDFQTTHGYARDNPGAANMTLACNAVGEKYDCLSLTLEMPFKDHDDAPNPVTGWSGKRSMQLGKDVLSTLADLVDSLR; this is encoded by the coding sequence ATGACCGTGGGCAATCACGCTTCGTTTCAAATCACTGCCGATTTCGACAGTGGCAACATCAAGGTGCTGGACATCAGCAATCCATTGCAGGCCCTGCTGGCCATCCGCCCGGATACCCAGAGCCCGCATTTCCAGTGGTTTCACTTCAAGGTCAGCGGCCTGCATGTCGGCCAGGAGCACTGGTTCCGCCTGACCAATGCCAGCCAGTCCTCCTACAACAAGGCCTGGACCGGCTACCAGGCTGTCGCCTCCTATGACCATGTGAACTGGTTTCGCGTACCGACGATCTTCGAAGGCGACGCGCTGCGCTTCAATCTGGAAGCCACCCAGACACACGCCTGGTTCGCCTATTTCGAACCCTACAGCCGCGGGCGCCACGACTGGCTGATCGACCAGGCCTTGAGCAAGGCCGGGGCCCAATTGCTGGCGGTGGGCAAAAGCGTCGAGGGCCGGGATATCCAGCTGCTGCGCAAGGGCAGCGGCGAGCAAGGCCGGCGCAAGCTGTGGATCATCGCCCAGCAGCACCCCGGCGAGCATATGGCCGAGTGGTTCATGGAAGGCGTGATCGAGCGCCTGCAGCATCGGGACGACCCGCAACTCAATGCACTGCTGGCCAAGGCCGACCTGTACCTGGTGCCGAACATGAACCCGGATGGCGCGTTCCATGGCCACCTGCGGACCAACGCCAAGGGCCAGGACCTGAATCGCGCCTGGCAGGACGCCAGTCAGGAGCTCAGCCCCGAAGTGCTGTTCGTCCAGCAGCAGATGGAAAAGTACGGCGTCGACCTGTTCCTCGATGTGCACGGCGATGAAGAGATTCCCTACGTGTTCACCGCCGGCTGTGAAGGCAACCCGGGCTACACACCACGACTGGCGGCACTCGAAGAGCAGTTCCGCAGCCACCTGAAGCACCAGACCCGGGATTTCCAGACCACCCACGGTTACGCCCGGGACAATCCCGGAGCGGCCAACATGACCCTGGCCTGCAACGCCGTCGGGGAAAAATACGACTGCCTGTCATTGACCCTGGAGATGCCCTTCAAGGATCACGACGATGCCCCCAACCCGGTAACCGGCTGGTCGGGCAAGCGCTCCATGCAACTGGGCAAGGATGTACTGAGTACCCTCGCCGATCTGGTAGACAGCCTGCGCTAG
- a CDS encoding LexA family protein: MDKWIELVKANMKGRKVTQEKLAERLGMSQGGIGHWLSKRRQPKIEDMNRVLEEIGMGFLEVALVVREKPMLGDDGEPLVDEPSLQHKYNPYFRYPVSDWRVVGEVRESGQSAYVPERYELSDYQAQGAAFWLVVVGDAMIAPSGLSISQGMLILVDPAVAAEPGKLLVVQCPGNDEAIFRKLVQEGGQRYLVPLNPTYPKMLYSDECRVIGVVVQATAKF; encoded by the coding sequence ATGGACAAATGGATCGAGTTGGTTAAAGCCAACATGAAAGGCCGCAAGGTCACACAGGAAAAACTCGCCGAGCGTCTGGGCATGTCTCAAGGTGGTATCGGTCATTGGCTGAGCAAGCGTCGCCAGCCGAAAATCGAAGACATGAATCGGGTGCTCGAAGAGATCGGCATGGGCTTTCTTGAAGTTGCCCTGGTGGTCCGCGAGAAACCCATGCTCGGCGATGATGGCGAACCCTTGGTGGACGAGCCTTCCTTGCAGCACAAGTACAACCCGTATTTCCGTTATCCGGTCAGTGACTGGCGGGTGGTCGGAGAAGTCCGGGAAAGTGGCCAGTCGGCCTATGTCCCCGAGCGTTATGAGCTTTCCGATTATCAGGCGCAGGGGGCAGCCTTCTGGCTGGTGGTGGTCGGTGACGCGATGATCGCGCCAAGCGGCCTGAGCATCAGCCAGGGCATGCTGATCCTGGTGGATCCGGCCGTTGCTGCCGAGCCTGGGAAGTTGCTGGTCGTGCAGTGTCCGGGGAATGACGAGGCGATCTTCCGCAAGTTGGTACAAGAGGGCGGTCAGCGTTATCTGGTACCACTCAATCCCACTTATCCGAAGATGCTCTACAGCGATGAGTGCCGGGTTATTGGTGTAGTCGTACAAGCAACTGCGAAGTTTTAA
- a CDS encoding MFS transporter encodes MSSESSTPSPLSAKVVLLFAVACGLAVGNVYYAQPLLDAMAQAFDLAPATVGIVITLTQVGYGLGLLLLVPLGDLLNRRRLIVSQTLLSVLALSTVALAPNSAWLLLGMTCTGLLAVVTQVLVAYAAHLTPVAQRGRVVGMVTSGIVVGILLARTVAGTMADLAGWRSVYLLSAGLTLLVALALWKVLPTAEQPPTVQRYGQLLGSLLLLFKEEKVLRDRAVLAMLIFAAGTVLWTPLVLPLSAPPLSLSHTQIGLFGLAGAAGALGAARAGHLADRGLAQWTSGLALTLMLLSWLPLALTQSSLWALLLGVITFDLGLQAVHVTSQSLIYSVRPHAQSRLAAGYMLFYSAGSAGGSIAATATYAWAGWTGVCLLGAAINGVALLYWLWSLNPGQHPATAPDARSARP; translated from the coding sequence ATGTCATCTGAATCCTCAACCCCTTCGCCACTTTCAGCCAAGGTGGTGCTGTTGTTCGCCGTGGCCTGCGGGCTGGCGGTGGGCAACGTGTACTACGCCCAACCGCTGCTGGACGCCATGGCCCAGGCCTTCGACCTGGCGCCGGCCACGGTGGGCATCGTCATCACCCTGACTCAGGTGGGTTACGGCCTGGGCCTGCTGTTGCTGGTGCCCCTGGGCGACCTGCTCAATCGCCGGCGCTTGATCGTCAGCCAGACCCTGCTGTCGGTCCTGGCCCTGTCGACGGTGGCCTTGGCCCCCAACAGTGCCTGGCTGTTGCTGGGCATGACCTGCACCGGCCTGCTGGCGGTCGTGACCCAGGTGCTCGTGGCCTATGCCGCCCACCTGACGCCGGTCGCTCAGCGCGGACGGGTGGTGGGCATGGTCACCAGCGGCATCGTGGTGGGCATTCTCCTGGCCCGCACCGTGGCCGGGACCATGGCCGATCTGGCAGGCTGGCGCTCGGTGTACCTGCTCTCGGCCGGGCTGACCCTGCTGGTGGCCCTGGCCTTGTGGAAAGTGCTGCCGACCGCGGAACAGCCACCCACGGTGCAACGCTACGGGCAACTGCTCGGCTCCCTGTTGCTGTTGTTCAAGGAGGAAAAGGTCCTGCGCGACCGGGCGGTCCTGGCCATGCTGATCTTCGCTGCCGGCACGGTGCTATGGACCCCACTGGTGCTGCCCCTGAGCGCCCCACCGCTGTCGCTGTCACACACCCAGATCGGCCTGTTTGGCCTGGCCGGCGCCGCAGGCGCCCTGGGCGCAGCACGGGCCGGGCACCTGGCGGATCGCGGGCTGGCGCAATGGACCAGCGGCCTGGCCCTGACGCTGATGCTGCTGTCCTGGTTGCCCCTGGCCTTGACCCAATCCTCCCTGTGGGCCCTGCTCCTGGGGGTGATCACCTTCGACCTGGGCCTGCAGGCGGTACACGTCACCAGCCAGAGCCTGATCTACAGCGTGCGGCCCCACGCCCAGAGCCGTCTGGCGGCCGGTTACATGCTGTTCTACTCGGCCGGCAGCGCCGGCGGCTCCATCGCCGCCACTGCCACCTATGCCTGGGCCGGCTGGACCGGAGTGTGCCTGCTGGGCGCGGCCATCAACGGCGTGGCACTGCTCTACTGGCTGTGGAGCCTGAACCCCGGACAACACCCGGCCACTGCGCCCGATGCCCGCTCGGCGCGCCCATAG
- a CDS encoding acetyl/propionyl/methylcrotonyl-CoA carboxylase subunit alpha, with protein sequence MSAPVLDTLLVANRGEIACRVMRTAKALGLTTVAVHSATDRDARHSREADIRVDLGGSKAADSYLQIDKLIAAAKASGAQAIHPGYGFLSENAGFARAIEAAGLIFLGPPASAIDAMGSKSAAKALMETAGVPLVPGYHGEAQDLETFRSAAERIGYPVLLKATAGGGGKGMKVVEDVSQLAEALASAQREAQSSFGDSRMLVEKYLLKPRHVEIQVFADQHGNCLYLNERDCSIQRRHQKVVEEAPAPGLGPELRKAMGEAAVRAAQAIGYVGAGTVEFLLDARGEFFFMEMNTRLQVEHPVTEAITGLDLVAWQIRVARGEALPLSQEQVPLLGHAIEVRLYAEDPGNDFLPATGRLDLYRESAAGPGRRVDSGVEEGDSVSPFYDPMLGKLIAWGENREQARLRLLSMLDEFAIGGLKTNLAFLRRIIAHPAFAQAQLDTGFIPRYQEQLLPAPGELTTDFWQAAAQAFAQSQPQRTRADDPQSPWSTLDGWRSGLPAQTSLHLSCAGQDRSISLGAHSPAYQLQNERLWVEQQGLRREHRAIRRGDTLYLHWHGDMHAISAYDPIAAADASHSQHGGLTAPMNGSIVRVLVAVGQSVEAGAQLVVLEAMKMEHSIRAPQAGIIKALYCQEGEMVSEGSALVELE encoded by the coding sequence ATGAGCGCCCCTGTTCTAGACACCCTGCTGGTGGCCAACCGCGGCGAGATCGCCTGCCGCGTGATGCGCACCGCCAAGGCCCTGGGCCTGACCACCGTGGCCGTGCACAGCGCCACCGACCGTGACGCCCGGCACAGCCGCGAGGCGGATATCCGTGTTGATCTGGGCGGCAGCAAGGCCGCCGACAGCTACCTGCAGATCGATAAGCTCATCGCTGCCGCCAAAGCCAGCGGCGCCCAGGCCATTCACCCCGGCTACGGCTTTCTCTCGGAGAACGCCGGTTTTGCCCGAGCCATTGAAGCGGCGGGCCTGATCTTTCTGGGGCCGCCCGCCTCGGCCATCGACGCCATGGGTAGCAAATCGGCGGCCAAGGCACTGATGGAAACCGCCGGGGTGCCGTTGGTGCCGGGTTATCACGGCGAAGCCCAGGACCTGGAAACCTTCCGCAGCGCCGCCGAGCGCATCGGCTACCCGGTGCTGCTCAAGGCCACCGCAGGCGGCGGCGGCAAGGGCATGAAGGTGGTCGAGGACGTCAGCCAGCTGGCTGAAGCCCTGGCCTCGGCGCAGCGCGAAGCCCAGTCGTCCTTCGGCGACTCGCGGATGCTGGTGGAAAAGTACCTGCTCAAGCCACGACACGTGGAGATCCAGGTATTTGCCGACCAACACGGCAACTGCCTGTACCTCAACGAGCGCGACTGTTCGATCCAGCGTCGCCACCAGAAAGTGGTCGAGGAAGCCCCCGCTCCGGGCCTTGGCCCTGAGCTGCGCAAGGCCATGGGCGAAGCGGCCGTGCGTGCCGCTCAGGCCATCGGCTATGTCGGCGCCGGCACCGTGGAGTTTCTCCTGGACGCCCGCGGCGAATTCTTCTTCATGGAGATGAATACCCGCCTGCAGGTGGAGCATCCGGTCACCGAGGCCATTACCGGGCTGGACCTGGTGGCCTGGCAAATCCGCGTGGCCCGGGGCGAAGCCCTGCCCCTCAGCCAGGAACAGGTGCCGCTGCTGGGGCACGCCATTGAAGTACGCCTTTACGCCGAAGATCCGGGCAACGATTTTCTGCCGGCCACCGGCCGCCTCGACCTGTATCGGGAGTCCGCCGCGGGACCGGGGCGCCGGGTGGACAGTGGAGTCGAGGAAGGCGACAGCGTGTCGCCCTTCTACGATCCGATGCTGGGCAAACTGATCGCCTGGGGCGAGAACCGCGAGCAGGCCCGCCTGCGTCTGTTGAGCATGCTCGACGAGTTCGCCATCGGCGGCCTGAAAACCAACCTGGCGTTCCTGCGGCGCATCATTGCCCATCCGGCATTTGCCCAAGCACAACTGGATACCGGATTTATCCCACGCTATCAGGAGCAACTCCTGCCAGCGCCAGGCGAATTGACCACGGACTTCTGGCAGGCGGCGGCCCAGGCCTTTGCGCAAAGTCAGCCGCAGCGCACGCGCGCTGACGATCCCCAATCGCCCTGGTCGACGCTCGACGGCTGGCGCAGTGGCCTGCCAGCCCAGACCAGCCTGCACCTGAGCTGCGCCGGCCAGGACCGGTCCATCAGCCTTGGGGCTCATTCCCCCGCCTATCAGTTGCAAAACGAGCGCCTGTGGGTCGAGCAACAGGGACTGCGTCGTGAACATCGCGCCATTCGCCGTGGCGACACCCTGTACCTGCACTGGCACGGCGACATGCACGCCATCAGCGCCTACGATCCGATCGCCGCGGCCGATGCCAGTCACAGTCAGCATGGCGGGCTCACAGCACCGATGAACGGCAGCATCGTGCGGGTGCTGGTCGCTGTCGGACAAAGCGTCGAGGCCGGTGCACAACTGGTGGTACTGGAAGCCATGAAGATGGAGCACAGCATCCGCGCGCCCCAGGCCGGGATCATCAAGGCCCTGTACTGTCAGGAAGGTGAAATGGTCAGCGAAGGCAGTGCCTTGGTGGAGTTGGAGTAA